DNA sequence from the Streptomyces sp. CA-210063 genome:
CCGGCGCCATCGCCTACTTCACGGGCGAGGACGCCGGATTCGTCTCCGGCCAGGTGCTGTACGTCGCCGGCGGACCGCTCAACTAAGGGATCGGGAACATGACTTCGGTGGAACTCCCCGAGCTTTCCGGCAAGGTCGCCCTCATCACGGGCGCCAGCCGCGGCATCGGCTACGGCATCGCCGAGGCCCTCGTCGCACGCGGCGACCGGGTGTGCATCACGGGCCGGGGCGAGGACGCCCTCAAGGAGGCCGTCGAGCAGCTCGGCGCCGACCGCGTCATCGGCGTAGCGGGCAAGGCCCACGACGAGGCCCACCAGGCGCTCGCCGTCGAGCGCACGATGGAGGCCTTCGGCCGCGTCGACTTCCTGGTCAACAACGCCGGGACGAACCCGGTGTTCGGCCCGATCGCCGACCTCGACCTGAACGTGGCCCGCAAGGTGTTCGAGACCAACGTCGTCTCGGCCCTCGGCTTCGCCCAGAAGACCTGGCACGCCTGGCAGAAGGACAACGGCGGCGCGATCGTCAACATCGCCTCGGTCGCCGGTGTCTCCGCCTCGCCCTTCATCGGCGCGTACGGCATCAGCAAGGCCGCCATGATCAATCTGACCCTCCAGCTGGCGCACGAGTACGCGCCGAAGGTGCGGGCCAACGCGATCGCACCCGCCGTGGTGAAGACCAAGTTCGCCCAGGCCCTGTACGAGGGCCGGGAGGCCGAGGCGGCGGCGTCCTATCCGCTCGGCCGGCTCGGCGTGCCCTCCGACATCGGCGGCGCCGCCGCGTTCCTCACCTCCGAGCAGTCCGACTGGATCACCGGCCAGACCCTCGTGGTCGACGGCGGCATCTTCCTCAACGCCGGGGTCGGCTGACAGAGTGCGGTGGGCGCCGGTGACGACTTCACCGAACACCTCCGGCGCCCGCCCGCACCCCTCACGGGGACTCGACAAAGCCGTCACAAGTGCGCCGATCCAGGGCTGTGCCAGCCGGGCGGAAGCGACTCGGCGGGCCTGCGGTATCGTTCGGCCACTTGCGTACGGCATTTCGAGGAGCATGCACGTGTTCAACCGGAACCGATACTTGCCGCCACTCGCGGTGATCGCGTCCCTATCCATGGTGACCGGGTGTGGTGTGTTCTCCTCGGATGCCTCGGACGACGCGGACCCGATCATCGTGGGGACGACCAGCGCGCCGAGCACCCTGGACCCGGCCGCGGCCTGGGACAGCTCCTGGGAGCTGATGCGGAACGTCTACCAGCCTCTTCTGGGCTACTCGCCCGGGGGGACCGAGCCCGAACCCGACGCCGCCGAGAGCTGCGAGTTCACGGACAGCTCCAGCACCGTGTACAGCTGCACGCTGCGCGAGGGTCTGAAGTTCTCCGACGGGCACGCGCTGGACGCCAAGGCCGTCAAGCACTCGTTCGACCGGATCAAGAAGATCAACGTCAACGGCGGCCCCGCGGGCCTGCTGAGCACCCTCTCCCGGGTGCAGACGAAGGGTGACCGCGAGGTCGTCTTCCACCTCAGCCAGCCCGACGCGACCTTCCCCCTGGTGCTCACCACGCCGGCCATGTCGATCGTGGACCCCGAGGAGTACCCCGCGGACAAGCTCCGCGAGGACGGGGACATCGCCGGCTCGGGACCCTACAAAGTCGCCTCCTACGAAGACGGCGAGCAGGCCGAGCTGGTCCGCAACGAGAACTACAAGGGCCTGGCGGAGCTGAAGAACTCCGCGGTCACCATCCGGTACTTCCAGCAGTCGGACGAGCTGGTCAAGGCCCTGAAGAACAGGGACATCTCGGTCATCTACCGTGGTCTCGGCGCCGCGGACATCGTGGACATCCAGGCCAACCACGATGAGGAGGGGCTCCAGATCGTGGAAAGCCCCACCACCGAGATCAGCTACCTGGTGTTCAACCCCACCAAGGACGCCTGGGCCAAGAACCCCGCGGTCCGCAAGGCGGTCGCCCAGGTCCTCGACCGCCCGGCGCTCGCCCACAACATCTACAAGGACACCGTCGAGCCGCTGTACTCCATGATCCCCAGGGGTCTGGTGGGCCACACGACGGGCTTCTTCGACGACTACGGCAACCCCAGCGCGACCAAGGCGAAAGCCATCCTCACCGAGGCGGGCATCACCGAAACGGTTCCTCTCACGCTCTGGTACACCACCGACCGTTACGGCTCCCAGACCAAGCCGGCCTTCGAGGAGCTGAAGCGGCAGCTGGAGGGGTCCGGTCTCTTCAAGGTCACACTGAAGAGCCGTCCCTGGAAGGCCTACTCGGAGGGCTACCAGAAGGGCGAGTACCCGGTCTTCGGGCGTGGCTGGAACCCCGACTTCAACGACGCCGACAACTTCATCGCCCCCTTCGTGGGCAAGCAGAACGCGCTCGGCACCCCGTACGAAGCCCCCGAGATCACCGACGAGCTGCTGCCGGCGTCGCGTGCGGAGAGCGACCGCGGGGCCGTGTCCGAGGAGTTCGAGGAGGCCCAGCAGATCCTCGTGGACGACGCCCGGCTGATCCCGCTGTGGCAGGGCAAGGCGTACACGGCCGCGAACGAGGAGATCGCCGGTCTGGAGAACGTCATCGACCCCGCGACGATGATGCTCATGTGGCAGCTGTCCTGGAAGACCAGCTGGTAATCGCCGGTGCCGGGCCCCGCTGTCAGTGGGCGCCTGTAGGTTCTGTGCTCTGACGACGGCCGCGCCTCGCGCGGCCGTCCATGGCCGCGTTGTCCGCGGCCGTGAAGTGAGCGCACACCGGAGGACGTTGACGTGACCGACATCGCCATGCTGCCCGAGTCCTGGCGCGGGGTCCTGGGGGACGAGCTTCAGCAGCCCTACTTCAAGGAACTCACCGAGTTCGTCGAGGAGGAGCGTGCCAAGGGCCCCGTCTACCCTCCGCGCGAGGAGGTCTTCGCCGCCCTCGACGCCACGCCGTACGAGAACGTGAAGGTCCTGATCCTCGGTCAGGACCCGTACCACGGCGAGGGCCAGGGCCACGGTCTGTGTTTCTCCGTGCGGCCGGGTGTGAAGACCCCGCCGTCCCTGCGGAACATCTACAAGGAGATGCAGGCCGAGCTGGGCACCCCGATCCCGGACAACGGCTATCTGATGCCGTGGGCCGAGCAGGGCGTGCTGCTGCTCAACGCGGTCCTCACGGTCCGCGCCGGTGAGGCGAACTCGCACAAGGGCAAGGGCTGGGAGAAGTTCACCGACGCCGTGATCCGCGCGGTCGCCGACCGGCCCGACCCGGCGGTCTTCGTGCTGTGGGGCAACTACGCGCAGAAGAAGCTCCCGCTGATCGACGAGGAGCGCCACGTGGTGGTCAAGGGCGCGCATCCCTCGCCGCTGTCGGCCAAGAAGTTCTTCGGCTCACGGCCGTTCACGCAGATCAACGAGGCCGTCGCCCGGCAGGGCCACGAGGCGATCGACTGGACGATCCCCAACCTCGGCTGACCTGCCCGCCCGCCCGTCCATCCGCACCCGCTCGTCCGCCCGTCGTACGGCCGCCGGGGCACCCCCACGGCCGTACGGAGCCGCCTGACCGGGATTGTCAGTGCCTGCCGTTAGCGTCGGCAGGGACAGGCGGGACCGGGGGCGACGAGTGTGGAGGACGCGGTGGTGGAGCGACAGGAGCAGGTGGCGCCGGACGCCATGATGACCCGGATCGGGCAGGCGGTCATGCTGCACCACGGGGGTGACCGCGAGGAGGCCCGGGACCGGCTCGCGAAGCTGTGGGCGGAGATCGGCGAGGACGGCGACCCCCTCCACCGCTGCACACTGGCGCACTACATGGCTGACACCCAGGACGAGCCGGCCGATGAACTGGCCTGGGATCTGAGGGCGTTGTCGGCGGCCGACGAACTGTCCGACGGCCGGGTGGCGGAGCATCACGAGGGGCTCGCGGTACGCGCCTTCTACCCCTCGCTGCATCTGAACCTCGCCGCCGACTACGCCAAGCTCGGCCGGCACGACGCGGCCCGCAGCCATCTGCGTCTGGCCCGGGGAGCGATCGGCACGCTGGGGGACGACGGCTACGGCGACGGCATCAGGGCCGCCCTCACCCGCCTGGAGACCCAGCTCGACGAGGCGGGCCCCACCGGAGGACAGACGCCGGGGCCGCCGAGACAGCGGCCCTAGGCCTGTCGTCAACCCCGTCTGCCGCGCGATGCCATGCACGCGCTCATCGGTCGCTGTCGTGGCGGGGGCGTGGCCCGTTCTCCGGGCACGCGACGGGGTGACGGCAGGACCCGGCGCCAGGACGAGCGCCCGCTTCGGGGCGCTGGGTGGCTCAACGGCCGTATACGTCCTTGCAGATGGCCGCCTGTGGGGTGTCCTTGCCCCAGCCGCCGTACCTGTGGCCGAGCGCGCACACGTCGGAGTTCTGCGGCGGTTCCGGTGGGATGGTGTCGGGGAGGGGCGGGACATCGACGTGGGCGTGGGACCTGGGCGGCGGGCCGTGCCGTTCAGGGGGACCCGGCCGCTCGTCCCGGGGCGGGCGTGGGGGCGGGGTGGGCGTGGGTGTGGTGGCGAGAGCCGACGCGGCCGGCTTCGGTGCCGTGGACGCGCTGGGGGTGGGTTCCCGTGGCGGGGTGATCAGCTCCAGCGCCTCCCGCGCCGGGGCCTGCACGATCTGTGTCTCGGTGGTGCCGTCCGGGCGGGGCTCGGACGGCCGGGACGGGACGGATGACACCTGGGACGGGGGCGGGTGTGGCGCGGTCACGCAGCCGGTGAGGGCCGAGACGGCCACGGTGACCAGGAGCGTTGCGGTAGTGGTCGGTCGATGCACGCGCGCAACTCTGCTGTGTCCGGGCGGCTTTGGGGAGGGGGAGCCGGAGGATGCCCCCACATGGGTGACGCCGGGGCCCGCCTGCGACGCCGCGCGGCTCCTCCGAGTGCCTCGGCACGCGTGCCGAGGCCGGGCGTTCGGAGACCCTTGGGACGCACGATGCAGGTTGGTTTTCGGAGGGCCCTCGGCTTGTGGACGGCAGGCCGGGTGTTCGGGTCCTCGGCATGCGGGCGGCTGGTTGGGTGTTCGGGTCCTCGGCATGCGGGCGGCTGGCTCCGGGCGCCCGTCTCCGCTCAGTACCCGGTGACCCCGTCGATCCGCTCCCGGATGAGGTCCGCGTGCCCGTTGTGCCGCGCGTACTCCTCGATCATGTGGAGGTAGATCCACCGCAGGCTCGGCGCCTCACCCGAGCGTCGGTGCACGGCCTTGCTGATGTCGTCCAGGGCGAAGCCCTCCGCGTTGCGCCGGGCGACCGCGATCTCCGTCTGCCAGGTGCCGTACGCCTCGTCCCAGGTGTCCTCCTCGGTGAGGTGGAACTCCCCGTCCGGGTCCTCCTCGCTGAAGTAGATCGGCCCCTGGTCGTCGTCCACCAGCACCTTGCGGAACCAGATGCGCTCGACCTCCGCCATGTGCCGTACGAGCCCCAGCAGCGACAGCTCCGAGGGCCGCACCGACGCGGTCCTCAACCGGGCGTCGTCCAGGCCCTCGCACTTGATCGCGAGCGTCTCGCGGTGGTGGTCGAGCCAGCCTTCGAGCATGGTCCGCTCGTCGGCGGTGACGGAGGGTTCGGTGCGCTGGGTTGTCATGCCGGCCATCCTCGCAGCCCCCGTATGCTGCCGACGAGGCATTTCGACGGCACACCGCGGACGGGAGACCCCTGTGAAGGTCGGCTGCATCGGACTCGGCGACATCGCGCGGAAGGCGTATCTGCCGGTGCTCGGCACTCAGCCGGGACTCGAACTCCATCTGCAGACGCGGACACCCGCCACCCTCACGCGCGTCGCCGACAGCCTCCACCTGCCGTCGGAACAGCGGCACGCCGACCTCGACGCGCTGCTCGACCAGGACCTCGACGCGGCCTTCGTGCACGCGCCCACCGGGGCCCACCCCGAGATCGTCCGGCGGCTGCTGGAGGCGGGCGTGCCGACGTACGTCGACAAGCCGCTCGCGTACCAACTCGCCGACTCCGAACGGCTCGTACGGCTCGCGGAGGAGCGGAACGTCAGCCTCGCCGTGGGTTTCAACCGGCGGTACGCGCCCGGGTACGCGCAGTGCGCCGACCATCCGCGCGAGCTGATCCTCATGCAGAAGAACCGCATCGGACTGCCCGAACTGCCGCGCACGATGATCCTCGACGACTTCATCCATGTCGTCGACACACTGCGGTTCCTGGTGCCGGGGGAGGTCGAGGACATGACCGTGCGGGCTCGGACCGAGAGCGGGCTGCTGCACCATGTCGTCCTGCAGCTCTCCGGGGACGGCTTCACCGCGCTCGGTGTCATGAACCGGCTCAGCGGCTCGGCGGAGGAGATCCTGGAGGTCTCCGGGCAGGACACCAAGCGGCAGGTCGTGAACCTCGCCGAGATCGTCGACCACAAGGGGCAGCCGTCCATGAGGCGGCGCGGCGACTGGGTGCCGGTGGCCCGGCAGCGCGGCATCGAGCAGGCCGTCCTCGCCTTCCTCGACGCCGTGCGCGCGGGCAAGGTGCTCAGCGCGCGGGACGCGCTGGCGACCCATGAGCTGTGCGAGCGGGTGGTGCGGGAGGTGGAGGACCGGTCCGCCGCCTGAGCCGCACGGCCCGTACTCCCTCGAAGGTGCCCCACATGCCGAGCACCAGCAGCGATGCCCGCACCGGCCAGTCGCCGAAGCGGACGTAGGGCGTCGTACCGCCGGCCAGCGGCACGTCGTACACCGCCGTCGTGCTCTCGTCCGTGCCGAGCCGGGAGCCGACTCGCTCGCCCTGTGGGCCGTACACCGCCGAGACACCGGTGAGCGTCGCGTGGGCCATCGGGCGGCCCGTCTCGGCGGCCCGCAGCGCGGCCAGCGAGGCGTGCTGCTCGGGCGCCCAGCTCTGCTGGAACGTCGAGGTCGCCGACTGTGCGAGCAGCAACTCGGCGCCGTCCTCGACGAGATAGCGGCTCATGTCCGGGAACGCGGACTCGAAGCAGACCATGGGGCCGATCCGCAGCCCCTTCCCCGAGTCGAACACGACCTGCCCGCTGCCACGCCTGCGGTCCTCGCCGGCCGCCTCGCCGACGGAGGTGGCCCAGCCGAGCAGCGAGCGCGCCGGGATGTACTCGCCGAAGGGGACCAGGCGCATCTTGTCGTAGCGGTCGCCGGTCGGGCCGTCGGGGCCGACGAGCACGGAACTCTTGTAGATGCCGGGACGGTCGGAGCGACGGGCGTCGACGTTCACCAGGATGTTCGTGTCCGTCTCACGGGCCAGCGCGGCGATCCGGTCGGCTAGGTCGGGCCGGTCGGCCAGGTCGTGGCCGACGCTGCTCTCGCCCCACACGATCAGGTCCAGGTCCTGCCCCGCGAGTCGGCGGGTGAGTGCCTCCTCGCGGGCGAACCGGTTGTCGGGGCCCTTGGTGACACCGGGCTGTACGACGGCGATCCGCACCTCGCCCCGGTCGTCGGGTCGCGGTGACCACAGCCACACCGCCGAGGTCGCGACGGCCGCCGCGACGAGACCGGCGAGCGCCGGCGCCCGGGACCGGCGTACCGAGACCAGTACGGTGACCGCCACATTGACGGCCACCACCAGGAAGCTGATCAGCCAGACCCCGCCGACCGAGGCCAGCCGCAGCGCGGGCTCCACCTGCCACTGGCTGGAGCCCAGCAGCCCCCAGGGGCCGCCGAGTCCCTGCCAGGAGCGGACGAGTTCGATCGCCAGCCAGCCCGACGGCACGACCAGGAGAGCGGCGGCGATCCGCCCGGGCGAGGGCCTACCGGCGAGGAACCGGCGCACCAGCCAGGCCCAGGGCGCCCACAGCGCGCCCAGCAGGCCGGCGAGGACGAAGGTGAACACATGCAGGTTCGGCAGCAGCCAGTGGTGCATGGCCAGCATGAACCCGAAGCCGCCGAGCCAGCCGTCGTAGGCCGCCCGGCGGCCGGTCGGTGCCGTGCGGATCAGCAGGATCCAGGGCACCAGCGCCCCGTACGCGAACCACCACAGGCCCGGCTCCGGGAACGCGAGCACAGGCAGAGCCCCGGCCATGGCGACGGCCACCCGCCGCCGCCATGGGGAGCCGAGCCAGTCCGGCGTCCTCATACAGCGCCTCCGTCCCCGGCAGTGCGTCTCTCCAGTGTGCGCGCCGGGGACGATCTCCGACAGGGGGCGTGGGCAGAGCGTGGGAGGGGCGAGGCCGAGCGCGGGCCGGAGGGTCGGGGCGGCGCGGGTGCGCGGGCCGGGAAGGCGGTCGAGTGGGGGGCTCAGGCCTGGACAACGGTGCGCAGGTCCGGGAACGGTGGTTGGGACGGGGGGTGTGCCCAGGCCGGGGAGGAGTGCTGGTCGGGATGGGCGGCGTGCTCAGGCCGGGGAGGAGTGCTGGTCGGGATGGGCGGCGTGCTCAGGCCGGGGAGGAGTGTTGGTCGCGGGTGAGGCCCTCTGGGGCGCGGCGCCATTTTTCCTGGACGACGACCTCGCGGAGACGCCAGCCGTCGGGTGTGCGGATCAGGGCGAAGGCGTAGCGGCCGCCGCAGACGAAGTCGGGGGCGGTGGATCCGCCGTCGTGTCCGGCGTAGCGCATCGGGTTGATGTAGTCCGCCTGGACCTGGGCGGTGTCGCCGGTGTCCTGCTCCAGGTAGCCGAACCGCACCCGTCGGTTGACGATCAGATGCTGCCGCATCGGGAAGAGCTCCAGGCTCCGGGCCAGCCACCCGGCGACCTGCGCGGCGTCCCCCTCGATACCCCCTGCCGAGCGGTAGTCCGCGCGGCCGTCCGGTGCGAACAGTTCCCGGTACGCCGTCCAGTCGCCGTCGTCCACCGCCACCGCGTACTCGGTGATCAGGCCGTCGACGGCGAGTCGGTCCATCACGGTCGCGAGCTCTACGCGCTGCGTCATCGGCTCAGTGTTGGGGCACGGGACGCGCCACGCCAAGGGGTGTGCGGGCAGATGGGGGAAATTTCAGGGATCACGGAGACCAGCCGACCGATCGTGGGCGTGACGGACGTCGATATTCGGTGGCCTCGGAGTGCGGCGGTGATCGAACCTGGTCCCCGTGAGTGAAAGTGAACGTCGACCGGTGACAGAACCCGAGTTCCGTGTCCGTGCCCGCCACACCGCCGACACGGTGACCGTCTACCAGGCGTACCGCCCGGAGATAGGCGGCCCGGCCGCGCGTGACGGCCGTTTTCCGGCGGCCTGGAAGCGGGACCGGATGACCTGGATCAAGCCGTCCTTCCTGTGGATGATGTACCGCTGCGGCTGGGGCCTGAAGGAGGGCCAGGAGACCGTACTGGCCGTCGAGATCGGCCGCGACGGCTTCGAGTGGGCCCTGCGCAACTCCTGCCTCTCGCACTACGTACCGGAGCTGCACGAGAGCCGGACCGCCTGGCAGCGGGAGTTGCGCCGATCGCCCGCCCGGGTGCAGTGGGACCCCGAGCGTGACCTGCGGCTCCATCCGCTGCCGTACCGCTCGCTGCAGCTGGGACTGGCGGGTGAGGCGGCCGCCCGGTACGCGGACGAGTGGATCGTCGGCATCGAGGACGTGACGCCGCTCGCCACGGAGGTTCACCGCCTCGTACGCGCGGGGGACCTGGACGCGGCGACCGGGCTGCTGCCCGAGGAACGGCCGTATCCCGTCGCGGACGAACTGCCGGCCCATCTGCGCCGCTGACGTCCGAAACCGGACGCGGCCGGGCACAGCCGCTGGTCAGCGTTTGTGCCGTCCGAGCAGCGTGCAGACCGTGTTCTCCTCGATCGTGCGGAGCCTGTCCAGGAGCTCCGGCTTGTTCGTCCTGTTCACCTGGGTGGTGAGCGAGAAGGTGAGCGACTTCCGGCCGTCGGGCGTCGCGGCGATCAGCTGCGTGTAGCCGGGGAAGTTCCCGGTGTGTCCGAGCACCACCCCGCAGCGGGTGCTGTAGCGGAAGATGCCGAGGCCCGCCGTGT
Encoded proteins:
- a CDS encoding Gfo/Idh/MocA family protein gives rise to the protein MKVGCIGLGDIARKAYLPVLGTQPGLELHLQTRTPATLTRVADSLHLPSEQRHADLDALLDQDLDAAFVHAPTGAHPEIVRRLLEAGVPTYVDKPLAYQLADSERLVRLAEERNVSLAVGFNRRYAPGYAQCADHPRELILMQKNRIGLPELPRTMILDDFIHVVDTLRFLVPGEVEDMTVRARTESGLLHHVVLQLSGDGFTALGVMNRLSGSAEEILEVSGQDTKRQVVNLAEIVDHKGQPSMRRRGDWVPVARQRGIEQAVLAFLDAVRAGKVLSARDALATHELCERVVREVEDRSAA
- a CDS encoding SDR family oxidoreductase, producing the protein MTSVELPELSGKVALITGASRGIGYGIAEALVARGDRVCITGRGEDALKEAVEQLGADRVIGVAGKAHDEAHQALAVERTMEAFGRVDFLVNNAGTNPVFGPIADLDLNVARKVFETNVVSALGFAQKTWHAWQKDNGGAIVNIASVAGVSASPFIGAYGISKAAMINLTLQLAHEYAPKVRANAIAPAVVKTKFAQALYEGREAEAAASYPLGRLGVPSDIGGAAAFLTSEQSDWITGQTLVVDGGIFLNAGVG
- a CDS encoding DUF4291 domain-containing protein, which gives rise to MTEPEFRVRARHTADTVTVYQAYRPEIGGPAARDGRFPAAWKRDRMTWIKPSFLWMMYRCGWGLKEGQETVLAVEIGRDGFEWALRNSCLSHYVPELHESRTAWQRELRRSPARVQWDPERDLRLHPLPYRSLQLGLAGEAAARYADEWIVGIEDVTPLATEVHRLVRAGDLDAATGLLPEERPYPVADELPAHLRR
- a CDS encoding DinB family protein; translation: MTTQRTEPSVTADERTMLEGWLDHHRETLAIKCEGLDDARLRTASVRPSELSLLGLVRHMAEVERIWFRKVLVDDDQGPIYFSEEDPDGEFHLTEEDTWDEAYGTWQTEIAVARRNAEGFALDDISKAVHRRSGEAPSLRWIYLHMIEEYARHNGHADLIRERIDGVTGY
- the lnt gene encoding apolipoprotein N-acyltransferase, with the translated sequence MRTPDWLGSPWRRRVAVAMAGALPVLAFPEPGLWWFAYGALVPWILLIRTAPTGRRAAYDGWLGGFGFMLAMHHWLLPNLHVFTFVLAGLLGALWAPWAWLVRRFLAGRPSPGRIAAALLVVPSGWLAIELVRSWQGLGGPWGLLGSSQWQVEPALRLASVGGVWLISFLVVAVNVAVTVLVSVRRSRAPALAGLVAAAVATSAVWLWSPRPDDRGEVRIAVVQPGVTKGPDNRFAREEALTRRLAGQDLDLIVWGESSVGHDLADRPDLADRIAALARETDTNILVNVDARRSDRPGIYKSSVLVGPDGPTGDRYDKMRLVPFGEYIPARSLLGWATSVGEAAGEDRRRGSGQVVFDSGKGLRIGPMVCFESAFPDMSRYLVEDGAELLLAQSATSTFQQSWAPEQHASLAALRAAETGRPMAHATLTGVSAVYGPQGERVGSRLGTDESTTAVYDVPLAGGTTPYVRFGDWPVRASLLVLGMWGTFEGVRAVRLRRRTGPPPPAPPARTAHGSPARPAR
- a CDS encoding nuclear transport factor 2 family protein, whose translation is MTQRVELATVMDRLAVDGLITEYAVAVDDGDWTAYRELFAPDGRADYRSAGGIEGDAAQVAGWLARSLELFPMRQHLIVNRRVRFGYLEQDTGDTAQVQADYINPMRYAGHDGGSTAPDFVCGGRYAFALIRTPDGWRLREVVVQEKWRRAPEGLTRDQHSSPA
- a CDS encoding uracil-DNA glycosylase; this translates as MTDIAMLPESWRGVLGDELQQPYFKELTEFVEEERAKGPVYPPREEVFAALDATPYENVKVLILGQDPYHGEGQGHGLCFSVRPGVKTPPSLRNIYKEMQAELGTPIPDNGYLMPWAEQGVLLLNAVLTVRAGEANSHKGKGWEKFTDAVIRAVADRPDPAVFVLWGNYAQKKLPLIDEERHVVVKGAHPSPLSAKKFFGSRPFTQINEAVARQGHEAIDWTIPNLG
- a CDS encoding ABC transporter substrate-binding protein; the protein is MFNRNRYLPPLAVIASLSMVTGCGVFSSDASDDADPIIVGTTSAPSTLDPAAAWDSSWELMRNVYQPLLGYSPGGTEPEPDAAESCEFTDSSSTVYSCTLREGLKFSDGHALDAKAVKHSFDRIKKINVNGGPAGLLSTLSRVQTKGDREVVFHLSQPDATFPLVLTTPAMSIVDPEEYPADKLREDGDIAGSGPYKVASYEDGEQAELVRNENYKGLAELKNSAVTIRYFQQSDELVKALKNRDISVIYRGLGAADIVDIQANHDEEGLQIVESPTTEISYLVFNPTKDAWAKNPAVRKAVAQVLDRPALAHNIYKDTVEPLYSMIPRGLVGHTTGFFDDYGNPSATKAKAILTEAGITETVPLTLWYTTDRYGSQTKPAFEELKRQLEGSGLFKVTLKSRPWKAYSEGYQKGEYPVFGRGWNPDFNDADNFIAPFVGKQNALGTPYEAPEITDELLPASRAESDRGAVSEEFEEAQQILVDDARLIPLWQGKAYTAANEEIAGLENVIDPATMMLMWQLSWKTSW